In one Populus nigra chromosome 12, ddPopNigr1.1, whole genome shotgun sequence genomic region, the following are encoded:
- the LOC133669558 gene encoding G-type lectin S-receptor-like serine/threonine-protein kinase LECRK4, whose translation MVFCPTDSVFSVAMVSIVLWCLPFVLSFLGSLAQPQIITNTINLGASMTAGTNSSWRSPSGDFAFGFYPLLNGSFLVGIWFDKIQERTLVWSANRDDPARIGSTINFTLDGQLVLTHSNGTGYLIYNGTFGASSALMQNDGNFVVKTNSSKVIWQSFDSPTNTILLGQVLVMGRKLYSNANGTVDYSTGQYMLEVQMDGNVVMSAYKFADPGYWYTLTAGNLSVSLIFNQTTAFMYVVNHTSIRYPMTSQVPTPIGDYYHRATINDHGNLQQFVYHKENRSGWTVVWEPESIKAEPCIPSNICGVYGFCTSIDNTINCECLPGYSPWDPSIPSKGCYPDTVIDFCAPNSSASNFSLEKIDDADFPNNIFADMARVTEADVEECRKAIMDDCFAVAGVLVGSVCYKKRTPLLNARSSNPSTNNRVAFIKKPKAHNNNQIQDKDDDSPSRIALLAGLLLCSIMTLLFATIAIYHHPLAQPYISQKQLPVPKPVEINLKAFSFQELLQATNGLRNKLGRGAFGTVYSGVLTLEAEEVEIAVKKLEKVIEQGEKEFLTEVQVIGLTHHKNLVRLVGFCNEKNHRLLVYELMKNGTLSDFLFGEERRPSWDQRAETVYGIARGLLYLHEECETQIIHCDIKPQNVLLDKNYTAKIADFGLAKLLNKDQTRTSTKVRGTMGYMAPEWLKNAPVTTKVDVYSFGVVLLEIIFCRKHIELHQVNESTEGNELILIDWVLCNVRAGNLHAIVSHDSEVLEDFCRFERMVLVGLWCICPNPTLRPSMNKVTQMLEGTSEVDVPPLIDAQIF comes from the coding sequence ATGGTTTTCTGCCCTACTGATTCTGTTTTCTCAGTAGCAATGGTTTCTATTGTTTTATGGTGTCTTCCATTTGTTCTTTCCTTTCTTGGTTCTTTAGCGCAACCCCAGATAATCACTAACACAATAAACTTGGGTGCCAGCATGACTGCTGGGACTAATTCTTCGTGGCGATCACCCTCTGGTGATTTTGCTTTTGGGTTCTATCCTCTTCTTAATGGCTCGTTCCTTGTTGGAATCTGGTTTGACAAAATCCAAGAAAGAACACTAGTTTGGTCAGCGAACCGTGATGATCCAGCTCGAATTGGATCAACCATCAATTTCACACTCGATGGCCAGCTTGTTCTTACACACTCAAATGGAACTGGATACTTAATATACAATGGAACTTTCGGTGCTAGTTCTGCTCTGATGCAAAATGATGGCAATTTTGTTGTAAAAACCAATTCTTCCAAAGTTATCTGGCAAAGCTTTGATTCTCCAACAAACACCATTTTATTAGGCCAAGTCCTAGTAATGGGCCGAAAACTCTACTCCAACGCAAATGGAACAGTTGACTACTCGACTGGGCAGTACATGTTAGAGGTTCAAATGGATGGTAATGTTGTTATGTCTGCATACAAGTTCGCTGATCCTGGTTACTGGTACACTTTGACAGCAGGAAACCTAAGTGTGAGCCTGATTTTCAACCAGACTACAGCTTTTATGTATGTTGTGAATCACACTTCAATTAGGTATCCTATGACAAGTCAAGTTCCCACTCCGATTGGAGATTACTATCACCGAGCAACAATCAATGACCATGGAAATCTTCAACAGTTTGTTTACCACAAAGAAAACAGAAGCGGGTGGACCGTTGTGTGGGAGCCAGAGAGTATTAAAGCTGAACCTTGCATACCGTCTAATATCTGTGGAGTTTATGGCTTCTGCACTTCGATTGATAACACAATAAACTGTGAATGTTTGCCTGGCTACTCACCATGGGATCCAAGCATTCCCTCAAAAGGATGCTATCCTGATACGGTGATAGATTTCTGTGCTCCAAATTCTTCGGCTTCAAATTTCTCTCTTGAAAAGATAGATGATGCAGATTTTCCAAACAATATATTTGCAGATATGGCCAGAGTCACAGAAGCCGATGTAGAAGAATGCAGGAAGGCGATAATGGATGACTGTTTTGCTGTGGCTGGTGTCTTGGTCGGGTCTGTGTGTTACAAGAAGAGAACGCCTTTGCTTAATGCTAGAAGCAGCAACCCTTCTACTAATAATAGAGTGGcgtttataaaaaaacccaaggcACACAACAACAATCAAATTCAAGACAAAGATGATGATTCTCCTTCTAGGATTGCTCTTCTAGCAGGCTTATTATTATGTTCAATAATGACGTTACTCTTTGCCACCATTGCCATTTATCATCACCCTCTTGCTCAGCCTTACATTAGTCAAAAGCAGCTCCCAGTGCCAAAGCCTGTAGAGATCAATTTGAAGGCATTTTCATTCCAGGAATTGCTTCAAGCAACGAATGGTTTAAGGAACAAACTTGGGAGAGGTGCTTTCGGAACTGTCTATAGTGGGGTGCTAACCTTGGAGGCTGAAGAGGTTGAGATTGCTGTCAAGAAGCTTGAAAAGGTCATTGAACAAGGTGAGAAGGAATTCTTAACAGAAGTCCAAGTAATTGGACTAACTCACCACAAGAATCTTGTAAGGCTGGTGGGTTTTTGTAATGAGAAAAATCACCGGCTTTTAGTTTATGAGCTAATGAAGAATGGTACTTTATCGGATTTTCTGTTTGGAGAGGAGAGGAGGCCCAGTTGGGATCAAAGGGCTGAAACTGTGTATGGAATTGCAAGAGGTTTGTTATACTTGCATGAAGAGTGTGAGACGCAGATCATTCATTGTGACATAAAGCCGCAAAATGTTCTTCTTGACAAAAATTACACGGCCAAGATAGCTGATTTTGGCCTAGCGAAGCTCCTGAATAAAGACCAGACTCGAACGAGCACCAAAGTTAGAGGAACAATGGGATACATGGCACCTGAATGGCTAAAAAATGCTCCTGTGACTACCAAAGTTGATGTTTACAGCTTTGGGGTCGTGTTGCTGGAGATTATTTTTTGTAGAAAGCACATAGAGTTGCATCAAGTTAATGAATCAACAGAGGGTAACGAGCTGATTCTAATTGATTGGGTTCTATGCAATGTGAGAGCTGGTAACTTACACGCCATTGTCAGCCATGATTCTGAAGTCCTGGAAGATTTTTGCAGGTTTGAAAGAATGGTCTTGGTGGGTTTATGGTGCATATGTCCCAACCCAACTCTTCGACCATCAATGAACAAGGTTACGCAGATGCTGGAAGGAACTAGTGAAGTTGATGTTCCCCCTTTGATCGATGCACAGATTTTTTAA